GCCACGAGTCACTCTCAATACTTATTGCAGCGATCTCTATTGGTCGGAAAAGGTAATTTGGGATCTCTTGGATCTGCGACAACATGATGTCAAGCCGAGAGATGTCAAAGAGTACGTTCATGATAAAGCGGATCAGCTAGAAGCAGCCCTAGTAGGGGCGAAACTACCTTTTCAGCACAATTTACCTTATCAACTCGGACGGCTCACTCATTGGAGCGTCAATCGCCTGGGTTATCGGCTATTTAACATTGAGAAGCTCGATCTCTTTTTACAGGAATTACAGCTTTCGCCTCGTCCTCAAGTCATTGACTATCTGGCGATCGATTACTACGACCCGTTTATTGCTCATATTTTCCGTCTGCCCGCTTTCTCAGATTTTGAGTTTAAAACCAAAGGGTTCCGAGCTTGGCTCATGAGTGGGATCACGAGCAAGTGGTGGGATTGGCGTAGCTTACCCGAAGGTCTGCATTTCTTCTGTAAATATTATTCGGAAGATTTGGGCAACCGCCCCATGATGATTGCCGAAAATGGCATGGCCTTGCGCCGGAAACCAGATAACAGTGTAGCCACCCATCGCACCGATCAACTTCGTCGTAGTGAATTCCTCAAAGCCCATCTCCAGCAGGTTCAACGATTGTTGCAGGAGTCTGTACCGATGATTGGCTATATGCACTGGTCGCTGACTGACAACTACGAGTGGGGTTCCTATACTCCCCGCTTTGGTTTGTTTACCATCGACTTTGCGCATGGCAGCGATCGCTTGGAAGAAGATCATTTAGGCGATCGCCCTTCGGAAACCTATGCCCAACTGATCAAGGAAATTCAAGCTGAAATGCAGCAGGTGCGATCGCCCCGTTAAAAGTTGAATTCGCGGGAAGCTGCTTTGCATCTAAAAATAAAGCAAAAGCGTTGGGATAAGTCTCCTGGGAAGGCTCAAGACAGCCTAGAATGCTTAAGGAAGCTTAGAAGAATGCATGAATGGAGACGATACGCACGTTCGCGATTCTTGCTCCTGTCCCAGAAGTTCACCTACTGTCTGGACTAGAAGCGATCGCTGCTCAACTCAACTTAGATGAAGTGACTAGCCAAGGGCTGCCCAAGGTGGCTTTTGGTAGTATGGCCTTTGAAGTTTTCCGGAAAGCAGATGAACTTCGGAAAGAACGCGCGGTCGAAGTATTAATTTATGCTTCCGATGCTCAAGGCGACAAGCCATTAAACCCCGAAGTCTGGTGGCGCGCCCGCTACATTAAACATCTGCCTTCGCGCAATGGTCGTTACCCAGGTAAGTCGGTGTTTCGTCCTCAATCTACTACAGGCGACAGACCAACTTGGGCGATTTATTGGGAAGTGGAAGAACTAGAGAAATTGAAAGCGCCGATTGCGATCGCCTCCTTACAAGGCTTGGGCCAAAAAGCCAATTTCAAGGCTCGCTTTATTCCTGAAGGCCCCGTTTTGACAGAATATCCATTTGCCGCGTTTGTCGCAATTTCTCGCCAAGCCGCTGCCGATCGCAAGTAAACCAGGCAGTAACTTCTAGCGAATGGTGGGCCTGAACAACTTCTCGCCATTCGCTGTTGAATTCTATTGGAGTCTTAACTTCAATCAAAAATTAGCTTATAAATTAGTTTAGCTGTTGCGCTGTTCCTTGAAAGAGCGGTGCAGTAAGCGACAGGGCCAGAAAAAGGCTCCACCCACGCTAACAGCGGTAATGACTAAAAAAACTTGTAAAACTTCTCCCGCTGATTCAGAAGACTCTGTTGGCTTATCTTGTGTGCCTTTTAAGAGTTCTGGAACCAATTGGGAGAGCTGGTTGGCAGTACTAATTCCTTCGATCGTGGCTCCGATCAAATACGCTACTAAGGCGATGCCGAACCAGGAATGCATAAATATGTTCGGATGAAATCCGAAAGTTGGCAGAGTGGTGAACGATCCTGCTGTGGTAGAGGTAAGGGTAGCTTTATCGAACACAGAGCCGACTTTCAGCGGTATCGCGAATCAAAGGCAATTTTTCCTGAATATAAGTATTCAGGCAGTGCGCTGCTTGAGCATCAATGGGTTGCTCAGCCGTAAACTGCTTGAGAAGTAGTTGTACTAAAGCAGAGTCGTCGAACTGGAGTAGCGTGCTGACCTGGGTCGTGTCCACTAAAGTCCAGAGTTGACGCATCATTTTGGGAGTAATCATGTTTCCTCCACCCCTTAAGCTTTTCTTTATAATTACCATGATTTCTGATTTCGCG
This region of Trichocoleus desertorum NBK24 genomic DNA includes:
- a CDS encoding glycoside hydrolase family 1 protein, producing MPPESFLWGVATSGYQSEGGYNRPGEPQNNWAWGESKGSVMPTGGATEFWTRYEEDFQRCQNIGLNSFRLGLEWARIQPSSDRHVSSPPAFDYSALDAYAERIAACRQYGLEPVVTLHHFTHPAWLGIDAWLEEATVDCFVEYVRVSVTHINRRLVDHYQLPPIHWYITINEPNILVSNTYLSRQFPSDAATGSGIVLEAYNYMLAAHVRAYNCIHDIYVAAGWTTPRVTLNTYCSDLYWSEKVIWDLLDLRQHDVKPRDVKEYVHDKADQLEAALVGAKLPFQHNLPYQLGRLTHWSVNRLGYRLFNIEKLDLFLQELQLSPRPQVIDYLAIDYYDPFIAHIFRLPAFSDFEFKTKGFRAWLMSGITSKWWDWRSLPEGLHFFCKYYSEDLGNRPMMIAENGMALRRKPDNSVATHRTDQLRRSEFLKAHLQQVQRLLQESVPMIGYMHWSLTDNYEWGSYTPRFGLFTIDFAHGSDRLEEDHLGDRPSETYAQLIKEIQAEMQQVRSPR